In Eubalaena glacialis isolate mEubGla1 chromosome 3, mEubGla1.1.hap2.+ XY, whole genome shotgun sequence, the following are encoded in one genomic region:
- the LCE7A gene encoding LOW QUALITY PROTEIN: late cornified envelope protein 7A (The sequence of the model RefSeq protein was modified relative to this genomic sequence to represent the inferred CDS: deleted 1 base in 1 codon), which yields MCVHSKYREVHRIAKQYFGLNQVSCQQNQQKCQLPSKCLPKYPPKHPPKAPQALDPCPPPATSCCVPSCCISGFGSCCSLVSHWFLSVYLCQPQPSNCCEVELSGCSSCCHGFGATADLQPLRSQRATAKDQSGVDVTSHSRFYLSLSS from the exons ATGTGTGTGCACAGTAAATACAGAGAAGTACACAGGATTGCCAAGCAGTATTTTGGGCTCAACCAG GTGTCCTGCCAACAAAACCAGCAGAAGTGCCAGCTCCCTTCCAAGTGCCTCCCCAAATATCCACCCAAGCACCCCCCAAAGGCTCCTCAGGCCCTGGATCCCTGCCCCCCTCCTGCCACctcctgctgtgtccccagctgcTGTATTTCTGGATTTGGAAGCTGCTGCTCTCTGGTGTCCCACTGGTTTCTAAGTGTCTACCTATGCCAGCCTCAGCCTTCCAACTGCTGTGAGGTGGAGCTTTCTGGATGTTCCAGTTGCTGCCATGGTTTT GGGGCTACAGCTGACCTGCAACCTTTGAGGAGCCAAAGAGCCACAGCCAAGGACCAGTCTGGAGTTGATGTCACTTCTCACTCTCGGTTTTATTTGTCCCTCTCCTCCTGA
- the LCE6A gene encoding LOW QUALITY PROTEIN: late cornified envelope protein 6A (The sequence of the model RefSeq protein was modified relative to this genomic sequence to represent the inferred CDS: substituted 1 base at 1 genomic stop codon) — protein sequence MSQQKQQSQETPSALRCPPPQGPNPSLASCSAPXPPCTGGCSSVSQRPWDQSPAGSWRARRKPHCLRGGTTYHIKEEEC from the coding sequence ATGTCACAGCAGAAGCAGCAATCTCAGGAGACTCCAAGTGCTCTCAGATGCCCCCCTCCCCAAGGCCCAAATCCTTCTCTGGCTTCCTGCTCCGCTCCTTGACCTCCCTGTACGGGAGGCTGTAGTTCTGTTTCCCAAAGGCCCTGGGATCAGAGCCCGGCTGGCTCCTGGAGGGCTCGCCGGAAGCCCCATTGCCTCAGGGGTGGCACAACCTACCACATCAAAGAGGAGGAGTGTTAA